The Tachysurus fulvidraco isolate hzauxx_2018 chromosome 26, HZAU_PFXX_2.0, whole genome shotgun sequence genome segment ttgtttttgaggtaaaaaaaattacttttctttctgatgTACTTTTTTGGATGCTGTTATAGGATCAAATGTATATGGATTCAAACACGTATTATTAGAATAACTATTCTGTAAGCTAAAAATATAAACGGCTAACAAGTGTCAAACTAGCAGTCAAGCTAGCTCACATGAGATGACATGCGTTACAACCGTCCCTGTACACTGTGACGGTTGTAACAGTGGAGAGACtgtattaaaatcaattttgcaaCCTGTACATATTTCATAAAACCACTTAAATACAAAGCTTCAGCAGTTGATGGATTGAagtttataatataacaaattggttattccagtaaaaatggtttttgatgtattgctaaaaaattgcaaaaaatgTTACAACTGTCCCTGGTCTCCCCTATAGAATGGCGTCTAATGCCGATGTTTAGTTATTAGGTGGAAGCCGATAGCTGCGTTGAGCTGAAGGGAGAAAGATTGTGAAATAGCTTCTTATTTCTCAGGCATTAGACACAATCTTGTAGAGCTAAATTACTAAATTgcaattgttttttaaatatcgGGTTTTGTAGAACTCCTTGGAGAATTTGATGAAGATTCTGCACAGCACCACTCCTCATTACACACGCTGCATTAAACCCAACCCCGACTGCAAGCCGCTTACCTTCAAGAAGGAAGAGGTAAGGGGCAACAAACAACACGTCGTCCGATTGCACGTGTTCTATGTATTTGATGTTTGCTTTCTTTGTAGGTCATCACCCAGCTGGAGGCATGTGGAATAGTGGAGACCATCCACATCAGTGCTGCAGGTTTCCCTATCAGGTAACACACCGTTCTGGCCCATTAGACCAGTCGTGTGACATCCGGGGGAAAAATCTCGTTACTTTATGCCAAAATAAAGACGGTTGTTTAATAAGACATTTAATGTGAGGTTTCATAGTGTTCCTTCAAGGAAATGACAAAAAAGTTgtctaaaattaaaaatgagagagagggaattaGAACAGACCAAAATTTGGAACtctttttggaattttttttttttttaatgggatatttctaaattatttaaaaaaaaaaaatgaaataaatttgctGTTAATTCTTGTTTTTGGTTCGTTGTTTGGGATAATTGTTAGGATGAAGATAATGTATGTCGTTAGAgatattttacagtatatgtattcatttatatatatttttaaattctatacaaacacttttttttttttaattctatccAACACAGGGTTCCCTATGACAACTTTGTCCAGCGTTACGGGTTGATCACCAACACCAGACTCCTGACTCGAGGTGATACAGACAGTATCTCATTTCTGTTCTTGAATGTCttgctttctttcctttcctgtaTCTGCAGTTCTCTGCTCGTCCTATCCTTCCCACCCTAAGGGGACGCAGAAATGAccctgacctattagttcctcaggagctcttggttgtaCAATTCCACTcgagtataaactatatattttagaaaggaaattatttgcatttatattacttactgtccagtgtcacccaaatgaagatgagtttctcttctgagtctggttcctctcaaagtgtCTTCCTAatatcatctcagagagtttttcacTTGCCTCtttcacctcaggcttgtttttttaatactggaAACACCGATTGCAGTCTATAACTaaagtgagtgacgtgacatacagctaagtacggtgaccccatactcagaatttgttctctgtgtttaacccatccaaagtgcacacacacagcagtgaacacacacacacacacacacacacacacacacacaccgtgaacacacacccagagcagtgggcagccatttatgctacattacccagggagcagttaggggggttcggtgccttgctcaagggcacctcagtcgtggccggcccgagactcgaacccacaaccctagggttgagagtcagactctctaaccattaggccacgacttcccttaAAAGATCAGATAGTGTAGTTTGTAGGATCTACAACTCCACAATAACGGACTTTCTTCAATTCTAGGAACTGACAATGAGCCTGAGATCGCTCTAGGCCCCGCTGTACAAGACATATTGAATGCAGTCCTGAGGACCAATTCTTCTGCTCCTAACTGCAcatccaacaacaacaacgtgatggtgcattgtgggaagaCCAAAGTGTTCCTGACGCATGTCATGGTAACTCCACATCAATTTTCTTAGCATTAAATTAAGACTAATTCAAGATGTGAtacaaaaaaaggcaaaagtgTTCCTAAACTGAGAAGgctttcatatttaatattggTAACGTGAAACCTGAAGCGCACCGCAGTACCGAACCTgaggaggtggtgtgagtttGTTCGCACCATGAATGTGGATGCCACTCGCACTGCACCGGTTCAGGAAGTACAGTAACCTGTGCATGTGTTTTAGCCGTAAACGATATCATTATTTATCACAACACACATGTATCATGAGTGGCAGGCAATGTTGTGGGACACAGAAGAGGTGAGAGGCCTTACTGCACATAATGGCACCAAAAttataatgattaaaataaataaataaaaaatatggtgAATCATGTTGTgttctgggggcacggtggcttagtggttagcacgtttgcctcacacctccagggttgggggttcgattcccgcctccgccttgtgtgtgtggagtttgcatgttctccccgtgcctcgggggtttcctccgggtactccggtttcctcccctggtccaaagacatgcatggtaggttgattggcatctctggaaaattgtgtgtgtgagtgaatgagagtgtgtgtgtgccctgcgatgggttggcactccgtccagggtgtatcctgccttgatgcccgatgatgcctgagaaaggcacaggctcctcgtgacccgagaagttcagataagcggtagaaaatgaatgaatgaataaatgttgtgTTCTCAATGCATGTTACGTTGGATGGAATCGAGTGAGCGGATCACGTACTTGCGTTCGGACCGCCGTAAAGGTGCCCAGAAATGAGAAGTTCTGTGAAATGACTgctctcacctgtgtgtgtgtgtgtgtttctctagTTAGAGTTATTGGAGGAGCAGAGGTACAGAGCGCGCTCTCAGAAGGCCTTCTCTATCCAGTGCTACTGGCGTAGATACCAACACCGTCAGCGAGCCACAAGGACAAAGTGTGCCACTTTTATACAAGCAGGTATAACAACATCTACAACATCCAGTACACCTCACATTCCTGGTTGTGGCCTGTTGAAGTGCCAATGGTCTGAGAGAATTCTGTCTCTATATTccgtgtgtttctgtgtatttcaGTGATACGGGGATGGCTGGTCCGGAGAGACGTGAGGAGATGGCGCAAAGCCGCTACAGTCATCCAGAATAAATGGAGGTTTTGGAGGGTGAGTGTTTTAACACAATTGAAATTTTGCACTATGAATCTTTGATGatttattatatgtatgtatgtatgtatgtatgtatgtatgtatgtatgtacgtatgtacgtacgtacgtacgtacctacctacctacctgaCCTTGACTCCATTATCTACacttcattcatttactttcatCATACTTGGCTTCGTTTTTGGCTGAGGTGGAAAACTTGAACGTTAAACACAGCCTGATTAttgtattataatgtatttaaagtGGCACTACTGGCTTGTTTagctaaacatttaaatatattaagatGATCTCTAAATATCATCACAGGATTCTCACCTTTCACAAACCAGGATATAAATAAAGAGACGTGATCGAGGCTGACTAGCAGATTTTCGGGTTGAACAATTTCTTCTTTCTCGCAGGCTTTGATGGACTCCCTGGCTGAGGCGGAGTTGGATGATGCCGAGGACCTGCAGGAGGAAGAACAGGCACGCTCCTTGCTGATTCAGAGAGGTTCTGTGCCTCTCTCCAGTTTGCCCTATCCTACAGCCGTCAGCAGCTTGCCTCTGGGTCTGGCTATGACCTTCACCCCCGGCGTCACTGTGACTCTGACCACTACAGGTTTCCATAAGGTCATGTCTATCATGGCCACACTGAAGATCCCCTTCAGGAACAAAGACTACAAAGTGGAGACCAACCAGTTCAGACACGGCGTGGCCTCCATCCGGGCACAGCCACAGGTCAGACATTCACTTATCTAAGAAAGCACTAAAAGTTATTTGATATCGAACAAGATCAGATTCCTTCCCATGTTTTATCCCTGACAACATTATTATCCCAGTATAAAGTgtaaaagacacaacaaacagacacaatcTGCCGATTCCTGGGTTTATCCTGGAACATTCAATTTTTCTCTTTAAtccatcagtttttttttttcaatgtacACTTCTCTCTACAGGGTTCTGTGAAGCTTCACACGCAGAGATCTCCTCTTCGCTATGCTGACATGTACCCAGGATCCCATGCTGACGAAGTGACTGGGTTTAATCAGATTCTGCTGGAGAAATCATAAATGTGTGTACTTCTTACTCCATACAGTTCCTCCAGGATGTTGCAGAAATGTTTTGTGAGGAGTTTCTTTTCCAAAtctttgtacattttaaaaacaaaaccaaataatACTTGAATTAGGAGAAAGTGCAAGCACGGGGTTCGTCTTCGAGACTCCTCTTTAATGGCTGTACTCGGGTTTGACGGATGTAAACGGGAAAGCTTTGGCTGAACGTATACATCGATACGTCTTTGCTCAAATTGACAGAAAATCTGGGGTAACTTTTTTTGGGGTAAAAATCGCAAGCACCTCTGAATATTGCCCCGAATATTGACCAAAGCCAGCGTTACCCAAATCAATGCACCAGCTGCCACATCTGCTCAGGTCTGCCACAACTTCAGGTCTCTGTGTTGCTGTATATATTCCCTGTTATTACATACGTGCCTTTTGTAAATGACAGTCTGCACACGACCGTAGGCTATTTTATACGTATTTATTCTGCGATTATGATTCCTGCCTGAGAGATACAAACGACTGCTTATTTGGTTGTGATCACactaatatttatttgattgatttgagATTCTTCTTAAAGGTAATATTGTGGTAATAGTACACAGTTAAAGATCCACTCAGTCGTAAAATAGATCGAACGTCTTGACTGATCAGCTGTTCCTTTAATTATTTCACTCGAGACGTGATCAAAACACGGATTTCTATCAGGAATTATAACTTGGTGGAAAGGGGGGGACTCGATATTAACTGGAAACTTACTGTACTGTTTACTTGATGTacttttctgctttatttaatgCTCGTtgcacagacaaacaaaaacactacttTTATAAAGAACAGTAGCATTTATGACTAAGGCAGCAATGGATttctatgtattttatatatataattgactTGCTGGGGTTTTTTCCCCAGGTCCAAGTGTTcctaatatatttatatctacaaTGTTTATGCACTGTAAATCTGTCGTTATATGTTCAGGAGAATCTTTAGACATTACTTGgctaaaatgttattttgtcCTGTTTCTTATCCCGACTGTAAACCAGCTAATAAATTTGATACGGCATGTCGGATTTGCGGAACCGAATTAAGAAAGGTGGTTTTGTTCGTTTTATTCAAATATCTAATGATTTTGTGTTAAGACTAAATGCCTTTTTCAGGTACATTTTATGACCAAGCAGTTCTTTTACTACGTATTATAACATCATGTTTCTGTTACTCGTtaatgtttcaaaataaaattgatCACATTTTATTCGCTTACAATACAAATCATTGGGAGAAGGAAACAAAAGGTGGAccaaaaaaactattaaaataacactattaataataaacagtatttgTAAGTGAGTCTTGAGTCTTTAACTTCTGTAATCCGGCGAAGACTAAAATGTTCCATATTTGAGGACGGGACGATCCTAAAGACCAGTGGAAGCCGTCTGTACACACGAACACGTGTCCATCTTGTTCTTCCTCAAGCGCAAGCCTGAGTGGATGTTCTTACTCAATTTTCTAATCATCGTcgttgtcatcatcatcatcatgagcTTGTACTTTTGTTGGTTCGATGATCTGTAAGCACTGGTTAGCGAGCTCTACAAACAGCGGCTCCTGCATGGCTTTCTTCATCTCTTTGGATTTGTCTGCAGCTGAATCGACACTCAGCATCAGGTTCCTCAGGTGTGGATTCTGCAGCAGAGTCCTCAGTTCCTTAGATTCACCTATGTGGAGACAAGGTACGATCAGAATCAGGGGAGGTTTTCTGATTAGGCAAGAGATGTAAAATAACACCCAAGTACAGATTTCAAATGTCtgtaaagtgtttttctttttgcttttgtaaataatgattatataatgACTATTTTGAGGGTCATCATCAGATGGAAAACTGTTCGGATGTGGCTTAAAAAGTTAATGAACTGAAAGTACAACATGGAGTAAAATCCCGACGCATTGTAGATCCTGTAGCAGCCTTTTGTGACCGATAACACATTTCTGTAGATAAAAGCAGCTCATCAAGAAAGGGAGGTGATTTCACAAATCAGCTTATATCTATTGTAGAATTACATCAAAGTATAAAATGATGACAAAAACGTATTGTTTGAAGATCTGCTCATGTCCCTAGTCCAAACTAGTAACATAAATGGTTTATGCTGTCtttaaaaaacaagacaaaacaaaatatccTTATCCTGACCTTTTTGAATATTAGACTATTACGAATTTGATATCAGCATCTGATAGCACCAGATGTTGAGCccaaaccatttttatttttcactttcaATGGCCACAgcaatacatatatatatatatatacacacacacacacacacgaaaatcTATCCATCCAGCCGGCTGTTTGATGATCTAAATATACACAGTACCTAATAGCTGAAGTTTGTGCAGAGGAACTCGGTCAGACTGACTGTCCTCATCTAGGAGGTCATCATCTGCCCACGGCTCTCCTGCTGAAATAGTACACAAATACTTGtctataaaaagtaaaaaacagacacagagttGGGGAACGTGTCACGCACGTTTATAATAGTGTTATGTAGTTGAGTTTAAATAGTGCAAATGGCAAAAAATAAGTCTCAAGGTTAAGtccaagcaaaacaaaaatagtgcaaaacattACTTAATACTAAAGAGATTTAAAACCCAACTTTTAAGACACTGCAATATGTtaacacaaagtaaacacaCCCCGACTCTGACAGGAATCTGGACACGGTGCAGCACGTGTGGCTTCTTGCACGGGCTGGCACGAGTCTGTaaatacagcacacacaaaaatatgacTAAAAATGTCTCATTAAAATAACCAAAATGACTTTTGTGCTAGAAGTGTGAGTATATAGAGTTaataagtaagaaaaaaaaaagcaggttaAAATTACAACTACTTAATAATGAAATTTTGACCAGAGACATCTTAACTGATTCATCTCTTTTTAATACCTTGTCATCCTTTCCTCAGTTTTTGTAGCAAATGCGTTTCAGAACAGTTGAGCAACTCAAAAGGGTTTGAGGTGACTTTGTGGTTTAAATTATtcgacattcattcattcattttctaccccttatctgacttctcgggtcacggggagcctgtgcctatctcaggcgtcatcgggcatcaaggcaggatacaccctggacggagtgccaaaccatcgcagggcacacacacactcattcattcactcacacacacacacacacactacagacaattttccagagatgccaatcaacctaccatgcatgtctttggaccggggaggaaaccggagtacccggaggaaacccccgaggcacgtggagaacatgcaaactccgcacacacaaggcggaggtcggaatcgaacccccaaccctgggggtgtgaggcgaacgtgctacccactaagccacgtCACCCCCCATAAATTATTCCATAAAGGTTCACCATCACTTAAACCAAACAAGCCAAATGCAGACTAATACACTAAATGTGTGTATTGACATGTGCAATGAAGGGGACTGAGTACATTTATTACTAGCCAATATGATcaacatacaaaaatacattttagcagacactcttatccagagcaattgagggttaagggccttgctcaggggcccagcagtggacctgggattcgaacccattgccttctgatcagtaatccaacaccttaaccactaagctggACTTTTCAGCAACCTTAGTaccttataaataattataaaaaactaagtaaactttaataataaaaaaaaggttataagGCTTACCATCgtttttgtgtttcttaaaGCACCCTAAAGAACAGCTGTAACGTAAAGAATAtggtttaacttttttttaactactaaGCAGGCtggaaattatttaaatatatatttatttatacacgtACAATGTAAAATATCACAGGCTTTACTTACTATCGTATTCTGCACACAGGACATCTGTATTTGGGAACTTGCTCACTGCACACCACACAAACCACCATGACTGCTCAAGAAAAACATCCGAGTTTAATTcctaacataaaaaaaatcaagaaaacacGTAATAAACATTAAGTTTGACAAACACGCGTCCCATCATGCGCCATATGGTTCCGCTGAATACCAAACGCAGTCTTTCTCCCTACGTAGGCGCACTACGTTGTGTACAACAAAGCGACTTGATCTAGGGCACTTTATAGCATATGGTGTAGATTTGGGACACTTCAATGCCAGGAACCTCTTCCGGCGCAGGGATCATATGTGAGGTTATAGTGTCCTTGCACGTGTTTCAAGCGCATTCTGTGCGTCTGAGTAGCCGgtgatcagatcagatcagatcaaaAGAAGTGCAGCCATGCTGAAATCTTTAACACGTGCTGTTAGCATCGCGGCTCGACTGACCAACAAGGCCCCGAGTGCGTGTTTAAGCTTCGGCACTGAGCCGCTTGTCAGATCCGCGCTGTGCCCCCCGACCTCGGCCACCATCCGGCCGTTTACGCGCTCCATGTGGATGATGTGCGGCAACAACGACGGCAAACGAGACAAACTGCTCGCTACCCAACACACTGTCCTGTCCTGCGGCTGTGGAGGCCTTCATACAGAAGGTAAAGTACctttaaataacatttcatgTCGGATAACTAAACATATCCGTAGCGAGCTTTTTAGCCTTTTATGCTAACCAGGAGAAGCcgaaataattattttagtgtTCATTCAAAGCGTCTAAATTTCAACTGCTGTCGTTAAACAGTTCCTTTTGGACGTCAGGAATATTCTCTAGCTTTCAGTTTGTTTCTTAGTGTCACTTGTTGAACAGGGGTGTaatatgtaattgtgtgtgtgtgtgtgtgtgtgtgtgtgtgtacacaatgcaaaaatgctaaaatgtattttgtatcCTAAACCGGATTTGACGTCACATACTCGCACTTTGCTTCATGTGACCTTCAAGGAAGAATGATGAAAGTTAAAGCAGGAATGACAGACCCACCGACATATGGACTGAATGACAGACCCCTCGACATATGGACTGAATGACAGACCCCCCGACATAAGGAAAGAATGACAGACCCCCGACATAAGGAAAGAATGACAGACCCCCCAACATAAGGAAAGAATGACAGACCCCCCGACATAAGGAAAGAATGACAGACCCCCCGACATAAGGAAGGAATGACAGACCCCCCGACATAAGGAAGGAATGACAGACCCCCCGACATAAGGAAGGAATGACAGACCCCCGACATAAGGAAGGAATGACAGACCCCCCGACATAAGGAAGGAATGACAGACCCCCGACATAAGGAAGGAATGACAGACCCCCCGACATAAGGAAGGAATGACAGACCCCCCGACATAAGGAAGGAATGACAGACCCCCCGACATAAGGAAGGAATGACAGACCCCCCGACATAAGGAAGGAATGACAGACCCCCCGACATAAGGAACTGATGACAGACCCCCGACATAAGGAACTGATGACAGACCCCCCGACATAAGGAACGAATGACAGACCCCCCGACATAAGGAACTGATGACTCACCCCCGACATAAGGAACTGATGACAGACCCCCCGACATAAGGAACTGATGACAGACCCCCCCGACATAAGGAACTGATGACAGACCCCCCGACATAAGGAAGGAATACACAGGAAATGaatgacatttacattcacagcatttagcagaatcCCTTATATCCAGAAAGACttacattatgtaatatttatacaactgagcaattgaggtttaagggccttgcttaggggcccaacagtggcagcttggtggacctgggatttgaacacatgactttccaattggtagcccaacaccttaaccactaggcttcctACCTACCTTCCTACCTACTTACCTACCCGCTGCACTGCCCTGTCACACtttttgtgcacgtgtgtatatatatttctgaataaccctttttaatgttattatatcCCAATGTCATACAGGTGACAAAGCATTTGTAGACTTTCTCGCAGAAGAAATcaaagaggagaagaagatcCAGAAAAGCAAGACACTCCCCAAGATATCTGGAGGATGGGAGCTTGAGCTGAATGGCACAGAAGCAAAACTTACCCGCTCCGTCTCCGGAGAGAAGTAAGTCTGCCAGCCGGGTTCGCAGTAATATATGTGGGGATTGGAGCAGAGAAATGATTTGTACGACTCTTTATATGCCATACTTTAGCAAGTAAAActttttgtttatcatttatGTAGATGAGctgatcttttttatttgtttgacagAGTGATCGTCACATTCAACGTTAACAACAGCATTCCCCCGAACTTGGAGGAGGAACCAGAACAGGGCCAGAAGGCTGAAGGCAACGAGGTAGAACACACTCTCACTTCCTCTCACATTTCTGTATCgaacagattatttatttatttggactGTAGCTACTGCAGCCTCTGCGAGTGTAGAGCAAATGGAGCTTGTGGTAAAAGGACTTGGGCATTATTGTAATAaaagatgcatttttttttggacatggGTCTAAGGCTATACTCACTGGCCACATTATTAGGAACATTAATGTAATAGCAGTACAATACATAAAATCAACACGCTACAGTAAATCAGAGATTGACTCTTTACAAATACACATATTGAGATAGAAGAAAGGCACATCAGGGTCTGCTTCTCTCGGCCatgaac includes the following:
- the znhit3 gene encoding zinc finger HIT domain-containing protein 3 isoform X2, coding for MVVCVVCSEQVPKYRCPVCRIRYCSLGCFKKHKNDDSCQPVQEATRAAPCPDSCQSRGEPWADDDLLDEDSQSDRVPLHKLQLLGESKELRTLLQNPHLRNLMLSVDSAADKSKEMKKAMQEPLFVELANQCLQIIEPTKVQAHDDDDDNDDD
- the znhit3 gene encoding zinc finger HIT domain-containing protein 3 isoform X1, giving the protein MVVCVVCSEQVPKYRCPVCRIRYCSLGCFKKHKNDDSCQPVQEATRAAPCPDSCQSRAGEPWADDDLLDEDSQSDRVPLHKLQLLGESKELRTLLQNPHLRNLMLSVDSAADKSKEMKKAMQEPLFVELANQCLQIIEPTKVQAHDDDDDNDDD
- the LOC113634139 gene encoding complement component 1 Q subcomponent-binding protein, mitochondrial; translation: MLKSLTRAVSIAARLTNKAPSACLSFGTEPLVRSALCPPTSATIRPFTRSMWMMCGNNDGKRDKLLATQHTVLSCGCGGLHTEGDKAFVDFLAEEIKEEKKIQKSKTLPKISGGWELELNGTEAKLTRSVSGEKVIVTFNVNNSIPPNLEEEPEQGQKAEGNEPDIVSTPNFVVEVTKQGAKNSLVFDCHFPEDEIGHGEGEEESDIFTIREVSFQPEGEEDWKETSYTLNTDSLDWALYDHLVDFLADRGIDNTFADELVELSTALEHQEYIKFLEDLNGFIKCH